One part of the Brevundimonas subvibrioides ATCC 15264 genome encodes these proteins:
- a CDS encoding TMEM165/GDT1 family protein, with product MARLFSQTPPCIEPALDAFLISVGLVSIAEIGDKTMLLAIALAAAWRRPLPIVLGIFAATLANHAFAALAGTLAAQYLDGPWMRWIVGVAFLGFALWALIPDTLEVRDEAQVDKTFMGIFWTTLAAFFLVEMGDKTQIATAGLAIRFENLPLVVAGSTVGMMLVNGPAVWLGEATAKRLPLKYIRMAAAAAFAATGLWVLVAG from the coding sequence TTGGCCCGTCTGTTTTCACAGACCCCGCCCTGCATCGAGCCCGCCCTGGACGCCTTCCTGATATCGGTCGGCCTCGTCTCCATCGCGGAGATCGGGGACAAGACCATGCTGCTGGCCATCGCCCTGGCCGCCGCCTGGCGCCGGCCCCTGCCGATCGTCCTCGGCATCTTCGCCGCGACCCTCGCCAACCACGCCTTCGCCGCCTTGGCCGGCACCCTGGCGGCCCAGTATCTGGACGGTCCGTGGATGCGATGGATCGTCGGCGTCGCCTTCCTGGGGTTCGCGCTCTGGGCCCTGATCCCCGACACGCTCGAGGTCCGGGACGAGGCCCAGGTCGACAAGACATTCATGGGCATCTTCTGGACCACCCTGGCGGCCTTCTTCCTGGTCGAGATGGGCGACAAGACCCAGATCGCTACGGCGGGCCTCGCCATCCGGTTCGAGAACCTGCCCCTGGTGGTCGCCGGATCGACCGTGGGCATGATGCTGGTCAACGGTCCCGCCGTCTGGCTGGGCGAGGCGACCGCCAAACGCCTGCCGCTGAAATACATCCGCATGGCGGCCGCGGCCGCGTTCGCGGCCACCGGTCTCTGGGTGCTCGTCGCCGGCTAG
- a CDS encoding ribonucleoside-diphosphate reductase subunit alpha → MTIMAGGEALKTVDFAAVPGAAPAAPTSERPHLTVVRSLELDRTRDDLLTDFGKKTLEDRYLLAGESYQDMFARVSTAYADDADHAQRVYDYMSKLWFMPSTPVLSNGGANRGLPISCFLNSVQDSLDGIQRVWNENVSLASNGGGIGTYWGGVRSIGEKVKGAGQTSGIIPFIRVMDSLTLAISQGSLRRGSAAVYLDVHHPEIEEFLEIRKPSGDFNRKSLNLHHGINITDEFMEAVKAGSDFALLSPKDQAVIRRVDARSLWQKILEIRLQTGEPYLIFSDTVNRQMPRHQRELGLKVKQSNLCSEIMLHTGPDHLGIDRTAVCCLSSVNAEMFLEWREEPRFVEDVMRFLDNVLEDFITRAPPEMAAAVYSAKRERSVGLGLMGFHSFLQSQGVAFESAMAKSWNMRLFKHLRREADKASVKLAEEKGPCEDAAERGVMERFSHKLAIAPTASISIICGGTSAGIEPIPANIYTHKTLSGSFAVKNPYLEKLLDGYGANTDAVWSSILEHEGSVQHLTMLNDDEKGIFKTAFELDQRWVVELSADRSPEICQAQSINLFIPGDVNKWDLHMLHWSAWERGVKSLYYLRSKSVQRAAFAGAEDKAEVEPDPNQPDLFSAAPTDYDECLACQ, encoded by the coding sequence ATGACGATTATGGCTGGCGGCGAAGCGTTGAAGACGGTTGATTTTGCGGCAGTTCCCGGTGCGGCACCGGCGGCGCCGACGTCCGAGCGTCCCCATCTGACGGTCGTGCGCAGCCTCGAACTGGACCGGACCCGCGACGACCTGCTGACCGACTTCGGCAAGAAGACGCTGGAGGACCGCTATCTGCTGGCCGGCGAGAGCTATCAGGACATGTTCGCCCGCGTGTCGACCGCCTATGCTGACGACGCCGACCACGCCCAGCGCGTCTATGACTATATGTCCAAGCTTTGGTTCATGCCCTCGACGCCGGTGCTGTCGAACGGCGGCGCGAACCGCGGCCTGCCGATCTCCTGCTTCCTGAACTCGGTGCAGGACAGCCTGGACGGCATCCAGCGCGTCTGGAACGAGAACGTCTCGCTGGCCTCGAACGGCGGCGGCATCGGCACCTACTGGGGCGGCGTCCGGTCGATCGGCGAAAAGGTCAAGGGCGCGGGCCAGACCTCGGGCATCATCCCCTTCATCCGCGTGATGGATTCGCTGACGCTGGCCATCAGCCAGGGCAGCCTGCGCCGGGGCTCGGCGGCGGTCTATCTGGACGTGCACCACCCCGAGATCGAGGAGTTCCTCGAGATCCGCAAACCCTCGGGTGACTTCAACAGGAAGTCCCTGAACCTGCACCACGGCATCAACATCACCGACGAGTTCATGGAGGCGGTGAAGGCCGGCTCGGACTTCGCCCTGCTGTCGCCCAAGGACCAGGCCGTGATCCGCCGGGTCGACGCCCGCTCGCTGTGGCAGAAGATCCTCGAGATCCGCCTGCAGACCGGCGAGCCCTATCTGATCTTCTCGGACACGGTGAACCGCCAGATGCCGCGCCACCAGCGCGAGCTGGGGCTGAAGGTCAAGCAGTCGAACCTGTGCAGCGAGATCATGCTGCACACCGGTCCCGACCACCTGGGCATCGACCGGACCGCCGTCTGCTGCCTGTCGTCGGTCAACGCCGAGATGTTCCTGGAGTGGCGCGAGGAGCCCCGCTTCGTCGAGGACGTGATGCGGTTCCTGGACAACGTGCTGGAGGACTTCATCACCCGCGCGCCGCCGGAAATGGCCGCCGCCGTCTATTCGGCCAAGCGCGAGCGCTCGGTGGGTCTGGGCCTGATGGGCTTCCACTCCTTCCTGCAGTCGCAGGGCGTGGCCTTCGAGTCCGCCATGGCCAAGTCGTGGAACATGCGGCTGTTCAAGCACCTGCGCCGCGAGGCCGACAAGGCCAGCGTCAAGCTGGCCGAGGAGAAGGGCCCCTGCGAGGACGCGGCCGAGCGCGGCGTCATGGAGCGGTTCAGCCACAAGCTGGCCATCGCCCCGACCGCCTCGATCAGCATCATCTGCGGCGGCACGTCGGCGGGCATCGAGCCGATCCCGGCCAACATCTATACCCACAAGACCCTGTCGGGCTCGTTCGCGGTCAAGAACCCGTACCTGGAGAAGCTGCTGGACGGCTACGGCGCCAACACCGACGCGGTGTGGTCCTCGATCCTCGAGCACGAGGGCTCGGTCCAGCACCTGACCATGCTGAACGACGACGAGAAGGGGATCTTCAAGACCGCCTTCGAACTGGACCAGCGCTGGGTCGTCGAACTGTCGGCCGACCGGTCGCCAGAGATCTGCCAGGCCCAGTCGATCAACCTGTTCATCCCCGGCGACGTGAACAAATGGGACCTGCACATGCTGCACTGGTCGGCGTGGGAGCGGGGCGTGAAGTCGCTCTACTACCTGCGGTCCAAGTCGGTGCAACGCGCCGCCTTCGCCGGGGCCGAGGACAAGGCCGAGGTCGAGCCAGATCCCAACCAGCCCGACCTGTTCAGCGCCGCCCCCACCGACTACGACGAGTGCCTGGCCTGTCAGTAG
- a CDS encoding phosphatase PAP2 family protein: MPSSAPVRFFRRALRLARTEFVALSALLIVGLGVSIFAELADDMREADGQAFDQGVLSILRPNADPSDAWGPWWLSTAANDLTALGGISVLALFATIAVIFLIIQKKRLSALLLVFGLLGGVTLSEGLKAMFERARPPEQFQAVETINASFPSGHALLSTVFYLSLAVMLSRAFPRRSLKAYVIGTGVLIAVLVGLTRIYLGAHWATDVFAGWSVGAAWAMALWLVSYAVERRQAVHHATLVDEPTVAEA, translated from the coding sequence ATGCCATCCTCCGCCCCCGTCCGTTTTTTTCGCCGCGCCCTTCGTCTGGCCCGTACCGAATTCGTCGCCCTGTCCGCCCTTCTGATCGTCGGACTGGGGGTCTCGATCTTCGCCGAACTCGCCGATGACATGCGCGAGGCCGACGGCCAGGCCTTCGACCAGGGCGTGCTGTCGATCCTGCGGCCCAACGCCGATCCGTCCGACGCCTGGGGCCCCTGGTGGCTGTCCACGGCCGCCAATGACCTGACGGCGCTGGGCGGGATCTCGGTCCTGGCCCTGTTCGCCACGATCGCGGTGATCTTTCTGATCATCCAGAAGAAGCGGCTGTCGGCCCTGTTGCTGGTCTTCGGCCTTCTGGGCGGCGTGACCCTGTCCGAGGGGCTGAAGGCCATGTTCGAACGCGCCCGCCCGCCGGAGCAGTTCCAGGCGGTCGAAACGATCAACGCCAGCTTCCCGTCCGGCCACGCCCTGCTGTCCACGGTCTTCTATCTCAGCCTGGCCGTCATGCTGTCGCGCGCCTTCCCGCGACGTAGCCTGAAGGCCTATGTCATCGGCACGGGCGTGCTGATCGCGGTCCTCGTCGGGCTGACGCGCATCTATCTGGGCGCGCACTGGGCCACGGACGTCTTCGCGGGCTGGAGCGTGGGGGCCGCCTGGGCCATGGCCCTGTGGCTGGTCAGCTATGCGGTCGAGCGTCGCCAGGCGGTCCATCACGCCACCCTGGTTGACGAACCGACGGTCGCCGAAGCGTGA
- a CDS encoding TerC family protein, whose amino-acid sequence MLDSITPLLSDPAAWAALVTLVVMEVVLGIDNLIFISILSNKLPPEQRQKVRRIGIGLALVMRLALLSIIAWLVGLVQPVFSVMGNEFSWKDLILIAGGLFLIWKATKEIHHTVDPTPSHDVLDKKDVMISNAGSAIVQIIILDLVFSIDSILTAVGMTEHLPIMVVAVLAAVTVMLLAADPLANFIAKNPTVVMLALGFLLMIGLVLIADGFGFHVPKGYIYAAMAFSAGVEALNMMGRAATSKKDQALLARGVADRAEADAQAAEARAAADPNG is encoded by the coding sequence ATGCTCGACTCGATTACGCCGCTTCTGTCTGACCCCGCCGCCTGGGCTGCGCTCGTCACCCTCGTGGTCATGGAGGTGGTGCTGGGGATCGACAATCTGATCTTCATCTCGATCCTGTCGAACAAGCTGCCGCCCGAGCAACGCCAGAAGGTCCGGCGCATCGGCATCGGCCTGGCCCTCGTCATGCGACTGGCGCTCCTGTCCATCATCGCCTGGCTGGTCGGCCTGGTGCAGCCCGTCTTCTCCGTCATGGGCAACGAGTTCTCGTGGAAGGACCTGATCCTGATCGCGGGCGGCCTGTTCCTGATCTGGAAGGCGACCAAGGAAATCCACCACACGGTGGACCCCACGCCCTCGCACGACGTCCTCGACAAGAAGGACGTCATGATCTCCAACGCCGGATCGGCGATCGTCCAGATCATCATCCTGGACCTGGTCTTCTCGATCGACTCCATCCTGACGGCCGTCGGCATGACCGAGCACCTGCCGATCATGGTCGTGGCCGTCCTGGCCGCCGTCACCGTCATGCTGCTGGCCGCCGACCCCCTGGCCAACTTCATCGCCAAAAACCCCACCGTGGTCATGCTGGCCCTGGGCTTCCTGCTGATGATCGGCCTGGTGCTGATCGCCGACGGCTTCGGCTTCCACGTGCCCAAGGGCTATATCTACGCGGCCATGGCCTTCTCGGCCGGCGTGGAGGCGCTGAACATGATGGGTCGAGCGGCCACATCCAAAAAGGACCAGGCGCTTCTGGCGCGGGGCGTGGCCGACCGTGCCGAGGCCGACGCCCAGGCCGCCGAGGCCCGCGCCGCCGCCGATCCGAACGGCTGA
- a CDS encoding glutaminyl-peptide cyclotransferase, giving the protein MRAPSRRPVLIPALIGLVVLAGAPLAWSQSAPAPAPAPTVQAAPQPPAPPIYDYEIVNTYPHDPAAFTQGLIYRDGVLIESTGRHPSSVRRVRLEDGVVLEKKELPVEHFGEGLTDWGDRVLTLTWQGGQGFIWDADDLDPAGTWTYEGEGWGLTRDATRIILSDGSPSLRFFDPETLTQTGVVPVTYRGRPVPKLNELEFIDGEVFANVWQTNFILRIDPATGVVKGIIDLTGLLPDPVANPNDDVLNGIAWDPAGRRLFVTGKNWPRLFEIRLVPRPPAAG; this is encoded by the coding sequence ATGCGCGCGCCCTCCCGGAGACCCGTCCTGATCCCGGCCCTGATCGGGCTGGTCGTCCTGGCGGGCGCGCCCCTCGCCTGGTCGCAGAGTGCTCCGGCGCCTGCGCCCGCGCCCACGGTCCAGGCGGCCCCCCAGCCGCCGGCACCCCCGATCTATGACTACGAGATCGTCAACACCTATCCGCACGACCCGGCCGCCTTCACCCAGGGGCTGATCTACCGCGACGGCGTCCTGATCGAGAGCACCGGCCGTCACCCGTCCAGCGTCCGCCGCGTGCGGCTCGAGGACGGGGTCGTGCTGGAGAAGAAGGAGCTGCCGGTCGAGCATTTCGGCGAGGGCCTGACCGACTGGGGCGACCGGGTCCTGACCCTGACCTGGCAGGGCGGGCAGGGCTTCATCTGGGACGCCGACGATCTCGATCCGGCGGGCACCTGGACCTATGAGGGCGAGGGTTGGGGCCTGACCCGCGACGCCACCCGCATCATCCTGTCGGACGGCTCCCCGTCCTTGCGCTTCTTCGACCCCGAGACCCTGACCCAGACCGGCGTGGTACCGGTCACCTACCGCGGCCGCCCGGTGCCCAAGCTGAACGAGCTGGAGTTCATCGACGGCGAGGTTTTCGCCAACGTCTGGCAGACCAACTTCATCCTGCGCATTGATCCGGCCACCGGCGTGGTCAAGGGCATCATCGACCTGACCGGCCTGCTGCCCGATCCGGTCGCCAATCCCAACGACGACGTCCTGAACGGCATCGCCTGGGATCCCGCCGGCCGCCGCCTGTTCGTCACCGGCAAGAACTGGCCCCGGCTGTTCGAGATCCGGCTGGTCCCCAGGCCCCCGGCCGCCGGCTAG
- a CDS encoding Ku protein codes for MPSRPTWQGHLKLSLVSCPVALYTATSSADNVRFHMINPKTNNRIRMVATDPDTGPVERSELVKGYEVSKDEYVLFDDADFDKVRLESTKTISIDKFVDETEIDRLFWDAPFFVVPEKGTGVEAFAVIRDAMAKQGKVALGCLVLRGKERQLALEVRGKGLVAYTLRAYDEVRDAADYFDAIPTVKADADMVEIAARIIAQKEADFDSSDFVDRYDDALKAMIKTKTKGGKGMVAVEEPDDTNVIDLMAALRNSLKGSASPAAKKAPAKKAAPKKPAAKKKAA; via the coding sequence ATGCCCAGCCGCCCCACCTGGCAAGGCCATCTGAAGCTGTCATTGGTCAGCTGTCCGGTGGCGCTGTATACGGCGACCTCGAGCGCCGACAACGTGCGCTTCCATATGATCAACCCCAAGACCAACAACCGCATCCGCATGGTGGCGACCGATCCGGACACCGGGCCGGTGGAGCGCTCGGAGCTGGTCAAGGGCTATGAGGTGTCCAAGGACGAATACGTCCTGTTCGACGACGCCGACTTCGACAAGGTGCGGCTGGAGAGCACAAAGACCATCTCGATCGACAAGTTCGTCGACGAGACCGAGATCGATCGGCTGTTCTGGGACGCCCCCTTCTTCGTGGTGCCCGAGAAGGGGACCGGGGTGGAGGCGTTCGCCGTGATCCGCGACGCGATGGCGAAACAGGGCAAGGTGGCGCTGGGGTGTCTGGTGCTGCGCGGCAAGGAACGGCAGCTGGCGCTGGAGGTGCGGGGCAAGGGGCTGGTCGCCTACACCTTGCGGGCCTACGACGAGGTGCGCGACGCGGCGGACTATTTCGACGCCATTCCGACGGTGAAGGCCGACGCCGACATGGTCGAGATCGCCGCGCGGATCATCGCCCAGAAGGAGGCGGACTTCGATTCCTCGGACTTCGTCGACCGCTACGACGACGCGCTGAAGGCGATGATCAAGACCAAGACCAAGGGCGGCAAGGGCATGGTGGCGGTCGAGGAGCCGGACGACACCAACGTGATCGATCTGATGGCCGCGCTGCGGAACAGCCTGAAGGGCTCGGCCTCGCCGGCCGCCAAGAAGGCTCCGGCCAAGAAGGCGGCCCCGAAGAAGCCGGCGGCGAAGAAGAAGGCGGCCTAG